A DNA window from Augochlora pura isolate Apur16 chromosome 9, APUR_v2.2.1, whole genome shotgun sequence contains the following coding sequences:
- the Anchor gene encoding integral membrane protein GPR155 homolog anchor produces MSTMEGMQLSQMGNEPMDNLYLALIQCFAIILCGYIAGRFGIITKIEANGLNTFVGTFALPSLIFTSLAKLDFSLVNWKFLLAVLLAKSCIFVVVLAVSLAIRRASNPGCAALFAIFTTQSNDFAIGYPMIAALYGKVHPEYAAYLYLMAPISLAILNPIGFVLLEIGKRQNEEHRNYKNMIYSIMKGIALNPILLMTVLGIVGNLIFNHLIPCALASILDVFGNAFSASALFLLGLMMVGKVHTLKGTALVIPGILICVKLLVLPLVIRESIILLDAGENATDTQDLSTYGFLYGTIPTAPALFIFTLRYNVETDLIASAMVACTFISAPLMFVSAKLIDAVSAGVTPVNYVHQLNVFSFDVSIASIIVCIWLIICFVALKRKKYKCVTHRCTLCIVVAQLATAIGVIIWTKLDEHSNGSLLWYIQFILITTGVYACRIWTMAIAATLLYLSSRSLNFVKKMQKWFFPVAWGIPLLIAITLCSTLSPKQIVVDFRNPNFQLGRTQAATSTLVLIFCFIVTLGCLVLQQRYQRQHVSASYRNLTGNIENSVDDSGERRVVDVEDLVSPTSSTPIIGCEYSESCPNGVCRGNNNEIDDCDLFLQSERDAADDPQILRHLVFLILLLCSMFIGLSISIGTLIMEQLTGVYAELTFLDVALNFGQSLIAFAIFGLDPGLGKLGCWFRKFCREWRAGKELQLPHEDELSAEVKMIREQFNRCHLAECRARIAFCRRRMLKMYKGVFTGTDLVNWLLEAGIAQDRNEAVRYGRSLLDSRVVQHIDGTSHFNDENTLYIFNA; encoded by the exons ATGTCGACCATGGAAGGAATGCAACTTTCCCAAATGGGAAATGAACCTATGGATAACTTGTATCTTGCGTTGATACAATGTTTTGCTATCATATTATGCGG atACATTGCTGGGAGATTCGGTATCATCACAAAAATAGAAGCAAACGGCTTGAACACCTTTGTAGGAACATTTGCCCTACCATCCTTAATTTTCACATCATTAGCAAAACTTGACTTCTCTTTAGTAAATTGGAAATTCTTACTTGCCGTTTTGTTAGCAAAGAGTTGCATATTTGTTGTTGTTCTTGCTGTATCTCTAGCTATTAGAAGAGCTTCCAATCCAGGCTGTGCTGCACTGTTTGCGATATTTACCACCCAGAGTAATGACTTTGCTATAGGATATCCTATGA TTGCTGCATTATATGGAAAAGTACACCCTGAATATGCTGCATACCTTTATTTAATGGCACCGATATCATTAGCTATTTTAAATCCAATCGGTTTTGTGTTGCTGGAAATTGGCAAGCGCCAGAATGAAGAGCATAGAAACtacaaaaatatgatttactCTATAATGAAGGGGATTGCACTAAATCCAATACTTCTAATGACTGTACTTGGGATAGTGGGAAATCTtatctttaatcatttaatacCTTGCGCACTTGCCAGTATTCTAGATGTGTTTGGTAATGCATTCTCTGCCAGTGCACTTTTCCTGCTCGGTTTAATGATGGTTGGGAAAGTGCACACTTTGAAGGGCACTGCTTTGGTTATACCAGGCATATTGATATGCGTGAAATTGTTGGTGCTTCCATTGGTTATAAGAGAATCTATTATCTTATTGGATGCTGGAGAAAATGCTACAGACACCCAAGACCTGAGTACATACGGGTTTTTGTATGGAACTATACCAACAGCTCCAGCTCTATTCATTTTCACTCTTCGATACAATGTTGAAACTGACTTGATAGCATCAGCAATGGTTGcttgtacatttatttctgcACCACTTATGTTTGTGtcggcgaaattaattgatgCAGTTTCTGCTGGAGTCACACCAGTAAATTATGTACATCAACTAAACGTATTTTCCTTTGATGTGAGCATTGCCTCGATAATAGTTTGCATATGGTTGATAATTTGTTTTGTAGcattgaaaagaaagaagtATAAATGTGTTACTCATCGCTGTACATTGTGCATTGTAGTTGCACAG CTAGCCACAGCTATAGGCGTAATTATATGGACCAAACTTGATGAGCATAGCAATGGTTCACTTTTATG GTACATccaattcattttaataaccaCCGGTGTTTATGCGTGTCGCATCTGGACAATGGCCATAGCAGcaacattattatatctaaGTTCTCGTTCTTTGAACTTTGTCAAAAAGATGCAGAAATGGTTTTTTCCTGTTGCATGGGG GATTCCGCTTTTAATAGCAATTACATTGTGTAGTACATTAAGTCCGAAGCAAATAGTAGTTGACTTCAGGAATCCTAACTTTCAACTCGGCAGAACTCAAGCCGCTACGTCTACCCTCGTGttgatattttgttttatag TGACCTTGGGATGTCTGGTTCTACAACAAAGATATCAGCGTCAACACGTCTCGGCATCTTACAGAAATTTAACAGGCAATATAGAAAATTCCGTAGACGACAGTGGCGAAAGGCGTGTAGTAGATGTAGAGGATCTAGTTTCGCCTACTTCCAGCACACCGAT TATTGGCTGTGAATATTCGGAAAGTTGTCCGAATGGAGTGTGCAGAGGTAACAATAACGAAATCGACGATTGCGATCTGTTTCTGCAGAGCGAACGCGACGCAGCAGACGATCCGCAAATACTTCGACATTTAGTATTTCTCATTTTGCTTCTATGCTCTATGTTCATT GGCTTATCCATATCGATTGGTACACTAATTATGGAACAATTGACCGGAGTTTACGCGGAACTGACATTCTTGGACGTTGCTTTGAACTTTGGCCAATCTTTAATCGCATTTGCTATCTTCGGCTTGGACCCTGGCCTAGGGAAACTGGGCTGCTGGTTCAGAAAATTTTGCCGAGAATGGCGCGCCG gGAAAGAGTTGCAGTTACCACACGAAGATGAGCTAAGCGCAGAGGTAAAGATGATCCGGGAACAATTCAACCGATGCCACTTAGCCGAATGTCGTGCTCGCATTGCCTTCTGTCGCAGACGCATGTTAAAGATGTACAAAGGTGTTTTCACCGGAACTGATTTAGTTAATTGGCTACTCGAAGCTGGCATTGCACAAGATAGAAATGAAGCAGTTCGATATGGTCGCAGTTTGTTAGATAGCAGAGTAGTACAACATATTGATGGTACTTCTCACTTCAACGATGAGAATActctttacatttttaatgccTAA
- the Elp5 gene encoding elongator complex protein 5 encodes MMATINKLALLEGAKLTILDEGVDAMYARKLIAGWIQMWKDLDPSKTFDLLLFSDPKSAYRHEPEPFRSSNVNIHDYYTVDVNQLDASTFNDKNVDTLEHILKAMETKSSVIIDCLTSLILFVGLPKALWFLEKLNKEVDRKLICIYRRDFMQCQIPCIEALGNKYMRIERFHGIHTNDSINYMVEITHRKPGGKILRQQKLVTQDSTTYDIQSERIETNKRLDAIYKNEKQKVESSFRIEISEHEMKQREETVLPYMINSNPTNTSKIHYQPEDIDDIDEEDPDDDLCI; translated from the exons atgATGGCGACCATCAACAAGCTGGCTCTGTTAGAAGGCGCGAAATTAACAATTCTTGACGAAG GGGTAGATGCAATGTATGCTAGAAAGTTAATCGCAGGATGGATACAGATGTGGAAAGATCTAGATCCTAGTAAGACGTTTGATTTATTGTTGTTCTCTGATCCAAAGTCTGCGTATAGGCATGAACCAGAGCCTTTTAGGTCAAGCAATGTAAATATTCACGATTATTACACAGTCGATGTGAATCAACTTGATGCCAGTACCTTTAATGATAAGAACGTTGATACTCTTGAACATATATTAAAAGCTATGGAGACAAAATCCAGCGTGATCATAGATTGCCTGACATCTTTGATATTGTTTGTTGGGTTGCCCAAAGCATTGTGGTTcttagagaaattaaataaggaAGTAGATCGCAAATTGATTTGCATCTATAGACGAGATTTCATGCAGTGTCAGATTCCTTGCATCGAGGCATTAGGTAACAAATACATGAGAATAGAAAGGTTTCATGGTATACATACGAATGATAGTATTAACTATATGGTGGAGATTACACACCGTAAGCCAGGTGGTAAGATTTTAAGGCAACAGAAATTAGTAACTCAAGATAGCACTACTTATGATATTCAATCAGAAAGAATTGAAACAAACAAAAGATTAGatgcaatatataaaaatgagaaacagAAAGTTGAATCTTCATTTAGGATAGAAATAAGCGAACATGAAATGAAACAGAGAGAAGAAACGGTGTTACCATATATGATCAATTCGAATCCAACCAACACatcaaaaattcattatcaACCAGAGGACATTGATGACATTGATGAAGAAGATCCAGATGATGATttgtgtatttaa
- the Madm gene encoding MLF1-adaptor molecule isoform X2 yields MPGSRSSTDPEHKSPRESGEDSEDESEILEESPCGRWLKRREEVEQRDVPGIDCAYLAMDTEEGVEVVWNEVQFSERKNFKAQEEKIQLVFENLTQLEHPNIVKFHRYWTDTHNDKPRVIFITEYMSSGSLKQFLKRTKRNVKKLPLQAWKRWCTQILSALSYLHSCSPPIIHGNLTCDTIFIQHNGLVKIGSVAPDAIHHHVKTCRANMKNMHFVAPEYGNSVTPAIDIYSFGMCALEMAALEIQGNGDSGTIVTEENVKKTIESLDDVQQKDFIRKCLQVDPLSRPSARELLFHPVLFEVHSLKLLAAHALVNSATNISETITDEVLQRLYGPDTVVAEIRYQGRPPQQIRLSDIPVTEKLEKFVEDVKYGIYPLTAFMAKLPPPVRPRAISPEVTESVKSVTPEPVDVESRRVVNMMCNVKPREESCELLMTILLRMDDKMNRQLTCPVSQVDTSLLLAQELVHFGFINENDRDKIANLIEEALRSCFNKQMMTPGMVSLTNLPTQTTLLLPGPEFPCLQHFDNSMYNATTSNSDSVTNPLPKTSGLPVSSNTSKSHDEAEPPTNTESGS; encoded by the exons ATGCCCGGGAGTCGCTCCAGCACGGACCCAGAGCACAAGTCACCGCGGGAAAGTGGTGAAGATTCCGAGGATGAGAGTGAAATCCTGGAGGAGAGCCCCTGCGGGCGGTGGCTCAAACGCCGGGAAGAG GTGGAGCAACGTGATGTACCAGGAATCGACTGTGCCTATTTGGCAATGGACACGGAGGAAGGTGTTGAGGTTGTTTGGAATGAGGTGCAATTTTCTGAGAGGAAAAACTTCAAAGcacaagaagaaaaaatacaacTTGTATTTGAGAATCTGACACAATTAGAACACccaaatattgttaaatttcatAGGTATTGGACAGATACTCACAATGATAAGCCTCGG gttatatttataactgaGTATATGTCCTCTGGGTCATTAAAACAGTTCCtaaaacgaacgaaacgtaatgtaaaaaaattaccCCTGCAAGCATGGAAACGTTGGTGTACCCAAATATTATCTGCACTGAg ttATTTACATTCCTGTTCACCTCCGATTATTCACGGAAATCTCACATGTGAcactatatttattcaacataaTGGACTTGTAAAAATTGGCTCGG TGGCTCCGGATGCGATCCACCATCACGTGAAAACTTGTAGAGCAAACATGAAGAACATGCATTTTGTAGCGCCGGAATATGGAA ATTCTGTAACACCTGCcattgatatttattcatttggTATGTGCGCCCTGGAAATGGCTGCGTTAGAAATCCAAGGGAATGGTGATAGCGGAACAATTGTAACAGAGGAGAACGTTAAAAAGACGATAGAGTCTTTAGACGATGTCCAACAGAAAGATTTCATTCGGAAGTGTCTTCAAGTAGATCCGCTTAGTAGACCAAGTGCCAGGGAACTTCTTTTTCATCCTGTCTTGTTCGAAGTACATTCGTTGAAATTACTCGCGGCCCATGCTCTGGTTAATTCAGCTA CCAACATTTCAGAAACTATAACCGACGAGGTATTGCAAAGGCTATACGGACCGGACACGGTGGTAGCCGAAATCAGATACCAAGGTCGTCCACCTCAGCAGATTCGGTTAAGTGATATCCctgttacagaaaaattagaGAAGTTTGTCGAGGATGTAAA ATATGGAATATACCCGTTGACAGCATTTATGGCGAAACTACCACCACCAGTTCGGCCTAGGGCGATATCGCCCGAGGTGACCGAATCGGTGAAATCGGTTACACCCGAACCAGTGGACGTGGAGTCTCGAAGAGTAGTTAATATGATGTGTAACGTTAAGCCTAGAGAAGAGAGTTGTGAATTACTT atgacaatattgttacgaatggACGACAAAATGAATAGGCAATTAACGTGTCCTGTGAGCCAAGTAGATACGTCGCTGCTTCTTGCGCAGGAACTTGTACATTTTGGGTTCATTAACGAG AACGATCGTGATAAGATAGCGAATTTAATCGAAGAGGCATTAAGGAGTTGCTTTAACAAGCAAATGATGACACCAGGAATGGTATCATTAACTAATCTTCCCACCCAAACTACTTTACTGCTGCCTGGTCCAGAATTTCCATGCTTGCAACACTTTGATAACTCGATGTATAATGCGACAACATCCAATAGTGATAGTGTAACTAACCCGCTGCCAAAAACCTCAGGTCTCCCCGTGTCGAGTAACACGAGCAAAAGTCACGACGAAGCTGAACCACCGACGAATACTGAGAGCGGTAGTTAA
- the Madm gene encoding MLF1-adaptor molecule isoform X1 — MPGSRSSTDPEHKSPRESGEDSEDESEILEESPCGRWLKRREEVYVGSKSTLAEGSTFGAARGSENEVTEMEVEQRDVPGIDCAYLAMDTEEGVEVVWNEVQFSERKNFKAQEEKIQLVFENLTQLEHPNIVKFHRYWTDTHNDKPRVIFITEYMSSGSLKQFLKRTKRNVKKLPLQAWKRWCTQILSALSYLHSCSPPIIHGNLTCDTIFIQHNGLVKIGSVAPDAIHHHVKTCRANMKNMHFVAPEYGNSVTPAIDIYSFGMCALEMAALEIQGNGDSGTIVTEENVKKTIESLDDVQQKDFIRKCLQVDPLSRPSARELLFHPVLFEVHSLKLLAAHALVNSATNISETITDEVLQRLYGPDTVVAEIRYQGRPPQQIRLSDIPVTEKLEKFVEDVKYGIYPLTAFMAKLPPPVRPRAISPEVTESVKSVTPEPVDVESRRVVNMMCNVKPREESCELLMTILLRMDDKMNRQLTCPVSQVDTSLLLAQELVHFGFINENDRDKIANLIEEALRSCFNKQMMTPGMVSLTNLPTQTTLLLPGPEFPCLQHFDNSMYNATTSNSDSVTNPLPKTSGLPVSSNTSKSHDEAEPPTNTESGS, encoded by the exons ATGCCCGGGAGTCGCTCCAGCACGGACCCAGAGCACAAGTCACCGCGGGAAAGTGGTGAAGATTCCGAGGATGAGAGTGAAATCCTGGAGGAGAGCCCCTGCGGGCGGTGGCTCAAACGCCGGGAAGAG gTATACGTAGGTTCCAAGTCCACGTTAGCCGAAGGCTCTACCTTTGGAGCAGCCAGAGGCAGTGAAAACGAAGTCACTGAAATGGAG GTGGAGCAACGTGATGTACCAGGAATCGACTGTGCCTATTTGGCAATGGACACGGAGGAAGGTGTTGAGGTTGTTTGGAATGAGGTGCAATTTTCTGAGAGGAAAAACTTCAAAGcacaagaagaaaaaatacaacTTGTATTTGAGAATCTGACACAATTAGAACACccaaatattgttaaatttcatAGGTATTGGACAGATACTCACAATGATAAGCCTCGG gttatatttataactgaGTATATGTCCTCTGGGTCATTAAAACAGTTCCtaaaacgaacgaaacgtaatgtaaaaaaattaccCCTGCAAGCATGGAAACGTTGGTGTACCCAAATATTATCTGCACTGAg ttATTTACATTCCTGTTCACCTCCGATTATTCACGGAAATCTCACATGTGAcactatatttattcaacataaTGGACTTGTAAAAATTGGCTCGG TGGCTCCGGATGCGATCCACCATCACGTGAAAACTTGTAGAGCAAACATGAAGAACATGCATTTTGTAGCGCCGGAATATGGAA ATTCTGTAACACCTGCcattgatatttattcatttggTATGTGCGCCCTGGAAATGGCTGCGTTAGAAATCCAAGGGAATGGTGATAGCGGAACAATTGTAACAGAGGAGAACGTTAAAAAGACGATAGAGTCTTTAGACGATGTCCAACAGAAAGATTTCATTCGGAAGTGTCTTCAAGTAGATCCGCTTAGTAGACCAAGTGCCAGGGAACTTCTTTTTCATCCTGTCTTGTTCGAAGTACATTCGTTGAAATTACTCGCGGCCCATGCTCTGGTTAATTCAGCTA CCAACATTTCAGAAACTATAACCGACGAGGTATTGCAAAGGCTATACGGACCGGACACGGTGGTAGCCGAAATCAGATACCAAGGTCGTCCACCTCAGCAGATTCGGTTAAGTGATATCCctgttacagaaaaattagaGAAGTTTGTCGAGGATGTAAA ATATGGAATATACCCGTTGACAGCATTTATGGCGAAACTACCACCACCAGTTCGGCCTAGGGCGATATCGCCCGAGGTGACCGAATCGGTGAAATCGGTTACACCCGAACCAGTGGACGTGGAGTCTCGAAGAGTAGTTAATATGATGTGTAACGTTAAGCCTAGAGAAGAGAGTTGTGAATTACTT atgacaatattgttacgaatggACGACAAAATGAATAGGCAATTAACGTGTCCTGTGAGCCAAGTAGATACGTCGCTGCTTCTTGCGCAGGAACTTGTACATTTTGGGTTCATTAACGAG AACGATCGTGATAAGATAGCGAATTTAATCGAAGAGGCATTAAGGAGTTGCTTTAACAAGCAAATGATGACACCAGGAATGGTATCATTAACTAATCTTCCCACCCAAACTACTTTACTGCTGCCTGGTCCAGAATTTCCATGCTTGCAACACTTTGATAACTCGATGTATAATGCGACAACATCCAATAGTGATAGTGTAACTAACCCGCTGCCAAAAACCTCAGGTCTCCCCGTGTCGAGTAACACGAGCAAAAGTCACGACGAAGCTGAACCACCGACGAATACTGAGAGCGGTAGTTAA
- the LOC144475153 gene encoding uncharacterized protein LOC144475153 gives LETADIWCQPQGQARGPWIRGVPLPLPVWAHYESPALTVSTVELYEELAGSVELETQHLLRELRYDTIGNFLKFYKDYVASGESVLERFYRKYQPLITTEHHTCVGLGFELLQRLRNLNKRFPGISSGLYLVSCEENIQNVSSYVGGPPAADSGEKEHVLVCLKIEINGRRGVMLLDPGYHVARVITVMEDKLYPHTGWFVQSDEPNCKREYNYFLCANDPDYVEWHERKIYADSLERTEVALIYVARPYLTAIDVTERRNLVYNYRSLLARDTKGHVIAGFYFPVVLDMNNAQTFTIFYQTSNGKRRVKMAFNKFYGTPKINPDVEEKEILGECARQLNLQHETLEDLLSALAVVMSDSAFVAQLLVINTRISTLAEDN, from the exons CTCGAAACGGCAGATATATGGTGCCAGCCACAGGGGCAGGCACGCGGGCCCTGGATCAGGGGTGTGCCGCTACCCCTGCCGGTGTGGGCCCATTATGAGTCACCAGCCCTGACCGTGTCAACGGTCGAACTGTATGAGGAACTAGCAGGCAGCGTTGAATTAGAAACTCAACACCTACTGCGTGAGCTTCGCTATGATACCATTGGCAACTTCCTAAA gTTCTACAAGGACTATGTTGCAAGTGGTGAAAGTGTGTTGGAAAGATTTTATCGCAAATATCAACCACTCATAACTACAGAACATCATACATGTGTGGGTCTAGGATTTGAGTTATTACAACGGTTgaggaatttaaataaaagatttccTGGTATATCAAGTGGCCTCTATTTGGTGTCCTGTGAGGAG AATATTCAGAATGTTTCAAGTTATGTTGGTGGACCACCTGCTGCGGACAGCGGTGAAAAAGAGCATGTATTAGTGTGCCTAAAGATTGAAATAAACGGGCGACGAGGTGTTATGCTTCTCGACCCTGGCTATCACGTAGCTCGAGTTATTACTGTAATGGAAGATAAGTTATATCCGCATACAGGTTGGTTCGTTCAGTCTGATGAACCAAATTGTAAGAGAGAGTACAACTATTTTCTATGTGCTAATGATCCTGATTACGTTGAATGGCATGAGAGAAAAATCTACGCGGACTCTTTGGAAAGAACAGAAGTTGCTCTTATATACGTAGCAAGGCCATATTTAACTGCTATCGATGTTACAGAACGTAGAAATTTGGTTTACAATTACAGAAGTCTCCTTGCAAGGGACACGAAGGGCCATGTCATTGCCGGTTTCTATTTCCCTGTTGTACTAGACATGAACAATGCACagacttttacaattttttatcagactagtaatggtaaaagaCGGGTAAAAATggcatttaataaattctacggTACACCAAAA ATCAATCCCGACGTTGAAGAGAAGGAAATTCTTGGAGAGTGTGCTAGGCAATTAAATTTGCAACATGAGACACTGGAAGATCTACTGTCTGCTCTTGCTGTAGTCATGAGCGATTCGGCCTTTGTGGCGCAACTTCTGGTCATCAACACAAGAATATCCACTTTAGCAGAAGACAATTAA